A stretch of Henckelia pumila isolate YLH828 chromosome 4, ASM3356847v2, whole genome shotgun sequence DNA encodes these proteins:
- the LOC140894453 gene encoding uncharacterized protein, protein MIFLRHHLHDGLKIEYLTIKDPLDLWNNLKERYSHQKTVILPNARYDSMHLRLQDFKFYREKGFKRYSDLISCLLVVEQNNELLMKNHKIRLTGANPFPEVNVAMHEEKMKQNKTGFGRGRGCGRGRGRFHPYGRGHEKPRYFNDGYNNNNDQRNGSSKRCGNDQKKNVESGQNDKSMNSKNGCYRCGDKMHWYNNWRTPKHLVDLYQASKEKTKYVETNFIHQGEDLSQDPSLSTHFDVSDFFEDSEEKIDHLIG, encoded by the exons ATGATATTCCTTCGTCACCATCTTCATGATGGTTTGAAAATTGAGTATTTGACGATAAAAGATCCGCTTGATCTATGGAATAATTTGAAAGAGAGATATAGCCATCAAAAGACGGTGATTCTTCCAAATGCACGTTATGATTCGATGCACTTGCGCTTACAAGATTTTAAGTTT tatagagaGAAAGGTTTCAAGAGGTATTCTGATTTGATTTCATGTTTGCTTGTGGTTGAGCAAAATAATGAGTTGTTGatgaaaaatcataaaattcgtCTCACTGGTGCCAACCCATTTCCTGAAGTTAATGTGGCAATGCATGAGGAAAAGATGAAACAAAATAAGACCGGATTCGGTCGTGGTCGTGGGTGTGGACGCGGTCGAGGACGTTTTCATCCATATGGTCGTGGGCATGAAAAACCTCGTTACTTTAACGAtggttataataataataatgatcaAAGGAATGGAAGTTCCAAAAGGTGTGGTAATGACCAAAAGAAAAATGTTGAAAGTGGTCAAAATGATAAATCAATGAATTCAAAAAATGGGTGTTATAGATGTGGAGATAAAATGCATTGGTATAATAATTGGCGTACCCCAAAACACCTTGTTGatctttatcaagcatcaaAAGAAAAGACAAAATATGTTGAAACTAATTTTATTCATCAAGGTGAAGATTTAAGCCAAGATCCATCTCTTTCGACACATTTtgatgtttctgatttctttgAAGATTCGGAAGAAAAGATTGATCATTTGATTGGATAA